In the Rhododendron vialii isolate Sample 1 chromosome 2a, ASM3025357v1 genome, CTTTTGCATCCAAGGTTCcaagagaaatcaaatttttcttcaaatccgggaCATACCGGACATCTGTCAAAAGCTTGGTTGTACCGTTGCGCAACTTGAGTCGGATTGTACCTATCCCCTGAGTTTTGCAAGCATTGtcgttgcccatcaaaactacgCCACCGTCAATCTCCTGAAAGTTTGAGAACCAGTCCCAATGGGGACATATATGGTAAGTACATCCCGAGTCCAGAATCCATTCATCTGAATTTGTGTCTGATGAAACAATCAAGGCTGATGCCAAGTCGTCAACCTCTCCTCTTGCAACATTTgctcgttgttgttgttgttccttGATTTTGGGACAATCCTTCTTCCAGTGCCCCGTTTCATGACAGTAAGCACACTCATCCTTTGCAATCTGCTTCCTGTCACCGGATTTCTGATTCCTTTCAGCTGATTTGCCTTTTGACCTGGACCTGGACTGTCTCCTCCCGGACTGTCTATTCCTCGATTCAGTCCTTCCCCTTACTGATAGTGCTGATGAAGAGGGATCCCAATGAACTTGTTGATCCTTCTTCCGTACCTCGTTGTTAATCAAAGTAGAGCAAACGTCATTAAAACGAATTTCATCTTTTCCATACAGTAAGGTAGTAACCAAGTGGTCATATGTATCAGGCAAAGaatttatcaacaaaagtgCCTTATCCTCATCGTCAATTTTAACATCAAGGTTTTGCAAATCggccaaaattttattgaaactattTAGATGTTCGTTCATTGACGCACCTTGTTGATACTGAAAACGATACAGTCTCTTCTTCAGGTAGAGTCTGTTCTCTATGctcttcgtcatgtacttgCTCTCTAATTTCTGCCACAACTCCTTGGCTGAATTGTCCCTCATGACGGAATACTTGATGTCTTTGGACAAACAAAGACGGATCGTGCCACAAGCTTGCCGATTAAGCTTGTCCCAATCAGAGGTGGACATATCCTCAGGACGATCGTCCAAAGTGAATTCCAAATCTTGTTGATTTAGAATATCCAAAACTTCGCATTGCCACATGCCGAAGTTAATTGTGCCATCGAACTTATCCACTTCGAATTTGGCATTCGAAACCGAGCTCCTCCTCATGTAGGAACTGACCGAGGGCTCGTCTGAAGTCTTCTTATCTGATGATTTGTCCATAGGTGTTGAAGAAACAACACTAGGGCTCTCCTCGTCGATGCTGGACATCCAACGAAGTCAAAAGCGAGAGTTTTACCGCTGAAAATACTCCCAACAGATTTTTCGGAACGGAATCTCGAAAAAACGGGGCACGGGGTTGGATCTGgaacgtcgagatagtcaaaatcgactacTCACGGGCGAAAAACAGAGTCCGAATGGCTCCGGAATTGAGAAAACAAATTATGGAATATTCCTTTCAACCAAGGGAATATTCTGCTGACTGTGCATGCTGACTGTGCACGCTGACTGGATGATGACATCTTGCTGATGTCATCGTCTTCAACCTGCAGCTGCGTGTGGAAACGTATCAGAAGCGCGTCAGATCCATTTTTCGATTTGACCGTTTACGCGCAACTTTGACCGGGAAGGTGCGGATCACCCCGACGTCGGATGAAGGCTTATTATACCTTCCCGAAACCGTCTCGACGAGACAAACAAGATGGACAGATCAGATCGTATTTTCGAGCTGTTTCGAAAAAACGCAGATTCGAACAGAGGCAAAAACAGAATTTTGCTTTGTGTTTTGGCTTcccaagctctgataccaattgttgcgtaaactaaggatcaaaccagaacacaaacacacaaacaaacacagagacaaagatttacgtggttccccaaaatcgggtacgtccacggggggcagccagattatatttaggaggaggaggattacaaatcactcaaactcacactcactcacagactgatacaaatgcatacatatgcagctctcaaactctctctgattttcccactctctggtctctcactcaagagagatacaaaacCATGGAGCAAAGCTCGAAATTTATAGGCTGTCCAAACTTCACTGTTCATGGCCATGCGAGGATCATTCAATGCAAAACCCACGCCTGGGATTTTCATAATCTAGAGAACTTCAAAAAAGTCCAGAAAGTGGATTGAGCCAAATTTTAGATTTGACAAATGAGCCGAAGCTCAATTATGAGGATGGGAGCCACCATACCCCATAAGTCAATAATCACCACATTCACAGTGACTATATAACCACAATTCTCAAGTCCTTTGTACGTATGGTTTTATGCACTTCCTCTCTTCTACTTCTTTTCGTACATTTCCGTGTGTCTCCAAATATAGCATCTTAAATTGAGGTATTCAATTGCGATCTCCCATACAGAGCATGATAGAAACTAAAAGGGTGTATTGGTTTTAATCAGAAAAAACTATGATTGAAGAAGTTTATGTTACTATGTAAATTGACATGAATTTTATTCTTCTGAGTTGTATGTATTGATATAAGATTTCACTCAATTAAAAGCTTGCGCTTAAATTGATTTGAATGTGAGAGAGTACTCCTATAGTCCCTATGAATTTACCATGTAATATATTGGAATATAAATGTATATGAGTATCTATCattatgtttttatcttttggaaaaaagattATTTGTTGATTAATGTAAAACTCTGTTGTAAAGCAATTGAACTTTGAATTCACGAATGACCCTAATAAAGAATATCAAGCGGAGGTAAGAACGTGAACATTAACATTTTGCCAAGTGCTACACATGTGAGAAGTTGGTAGCACTTTGTATGCCCTTCtaacctaaaaaaaaacaagaacaaaattgagATTTTCATTTCTTGGAGGAGGGCATGTATGCGTACCTTTGAGATGTTTTGCAGCATCTTTGCTATGCATTCCCTTAGTTTGTAAGATATCCTCCAGAGCCAGAGGAATTGCAATTTTAACcccatttgttttcttgtttcttctctctccaactgggttcttttcctttgttttcttttttcccaaacaTTCAGAATTCAACTGATCTGCCATTTCACAATCATCCCCTGTTCTCTCACTAACAATATTTCCAACTGCCTCAACTTCATCAATATTCTTCGCGGCCTCGCTGCATCCCAATTCAAAATCTTCATTTGGGTTCTCTTCTTCTGATCTGTTTTCATTTAGGAAGAGCCTAGGGGAATATGAGTGCTGCGACGGAGAGGAATATGTGTGCTGCGACGGAGAGGAATTCAACCAGTGCCGCAACGGAGAGGAATTCAACCAGTTCAACTCCTCCTCGGAATCTTGTACAATAGGCTCGTCAGATTCCAATTCTTCAATGTTCCTAAACCCAACCATTGCCACATTTACCAAATTAGTAGCACTAATTTGAAGAATGGAGAATTAACAGAGGGGGATTGAAATTGGAAGCAAACCCAAGTGAATTAAGTAGTACTGTAAAAATGAAGCGGAACAAGAGATGAGAGGGAACCCAGAGTGAATCAGGGTTTGATGTGCCcgtgagaagaagaagaattgagGATTCACCCCCACTAGATTTCCAGGGTTCTACAGCTACTCCTACCTGCCCCTAtgtttttaaaggaaaaaaataagggcaaattttcgtagtcatccctctagttttcagttgtttcaattttatctatttagtttcaattgctaccaaataaacaatatagtttgttttacgtttcaaattggtaaaatcgttaacaccctTAATGAAACtgacggaaaaatatgattaaaaaattaagtactccaattttcaatccagttaaaccggtgcgaagatattatttttttgatcattctatcctaaatggtcgtaataaatttttggctctaaggcctttcaacgagcatccgaatactctttatttagtttcagggctctcttagggtgctcattgaaagatcttaaagccaaaaatccattatgaccatttaagataaaatgatcagaaaaataagatctaagcaccggttcaaacaaattaaaaattggaacacttatttttttatctatatTTTTATGTAAACGGGGTTGAAGTCTCAATAATGTCCAACGCTCggtaacaactttttttttttaatctaaatttGAATCAACACAAAAAGATCAAACAGATCCTAGACATAGAATTAGAATCCAGGGTACAAATTGCAAGGATATTCTCCTTTGCTTTCCCGATGGGCTAGGGTCAGTGTTTTCCCTAATGGGTTCAAATCATAGCAAATCAAAATTCCAGGCGTAATTATAGTATTATACCAAGAATGAAAGTATCCATAGGATCAGCCAACCCAACAAGCCAATGAGGGGCAGCGCCCTTAGCTGGTCTCAACTTCATGGTGAATTCGCGATCTCCAACTTTAACGAATTCTGGCGCGACTATTATAAACAACTAACAATACTGTAGCTTATCACAGTTGTTTTGTCCGATTAATCTTCCATTATGATAGTTTTAACAACTCTTGTTCTTCACATGTCTTCTTGGCTAGGTGCTTGGCATGTGGTACTGGTAGGTATCGTATCAATGCATCTTTAGAGTAGTTATGAAGGAGACGATTTTACTGATCATTACATAATGCTCCCTCCATGCcatttttgattttatttgctCTTTATAGGCATCACAACTATTTGTGGAGTCCTCCTAATATTGTTTAGATTTACGCAATTGCCcttcaaaaacaaatgaaaccCCATGCACTCCAAGTCTAACCAAACTTTTATGGGGTAAAGTTTGGAAGGTTGCTTTGTTTTGGTTgctatttttaaaaatgaagcaaataCATTGGAATGGCCCAAAATGAAAAGATGAGCAAACAAATACTCCTATTAATTTTACCTTTAAGAAAATAGATTCCTTCAATTTGGTCCCAGAAAGTCAAAGTTACAACCAACTCAAATTACTCTCCAACCGATTTGGTCAAAAAGCCTTGGTACGTTGGTAGGGATTTCCAGGGAGAACTTAAGGGCAAAAGGAAGCTACATaagagttttttaattttttttgtagttcaTTAACTAGAAATCCACAAATCTAATTGTTGTATGTTACTCCCATTCGATGGAGACCAGTACTGTAATTAGTTGAAAGGTTGGGAGCACGGTGTATTTGTAAGAAACCCAAAGGGAGGATGGTGAAATTACCCTAAAATTTGAATGCCGGCCGTCAACACGTATTCCCAAGATTAGCTAATTGAAATATACAATGTTTTAGTCAACATGTGTACGTATGATTTATGCATATATTCCTTTTTCAGAGTAGAATATTGAATATCAAAAGACAAATTAACAATTTGTCCTTCCTACATTTTAATTAGCCAAAGTCTCTCTATGTTGTTCAACAGGTTAAATTTGTCAGAAAGTCTAATGGTACCGACCAAACCCCCACCGAAATTATACCGACGGCCACGTTGGGtagtctccggccaccggactgTCAATCCgatccatccaaaaattctataaaaaaaaaaccgaggagGTTTGCGCatgaatcaacagcatccgatgtgtgtagggtggttgGATCAAGAAccatattttttgtgtatatatgtatatgtatatatacacggaaaatatggtgcttgatctaaccaccctacacacatcggatgccattgattcctgCGTTggcccactcattttttttttttaaattttggatggctcggatcgacTGTCCAgaggccggagatggcccgacgtggccgtcggtacgatttcggttgGCTAATGGTCGGTACCATTAGCAGGGCTATAAACTTGTGGCTTCCTCGATCCTCactctttttcaaaatttgtttgccTATGTTGAGGAAAATGGGTTCCGATTCATGTTATCAAACTTCACTTTTAAATTTTCCGCAATATACAATGTGTTCCTAGAGCATATGAGTATTtgatcaatatgatttttgacatgAATTAATGTTCTATTTAAATGATTTCTAAAAACATAAACAATTCCGATCACCAAAATATAtcaggaaaaaacaaacaaataaaccgGACTGGACATTTTTTGATCATTCCGTTTGAAACTAGATAACTACATTGGGGATTGGCTGCTACTCTTTTGCTGTACATTCGGCATATTACGCGTAGAGAAGAGAGAGTTCAAAGAATCCCAATGCTAAGTTCAAGCACTTTTTAGCGGTACAATAAAATAGTCTCTGAATTGCGTGCATGTATCTGCTCGTAGATTTGTAATTAGCAAGGGCCCAAATCATATGTATTTCTATATTAGtagcaaaaaaatattatccGAATATATTTGCTACTATCTAGTTCAGAGAATGAGATTATATCATGGGTATATACGTAATTGGCATTCAATCTTGTACCTACAACCAAATAAACGGTTGATAACTTAAAATTTTAAGATATTTTTTCACACATATATAGGAACTTTATGAACTTTTTCTTCCTTCAAGAGACTTGCAAGGGCAATCTACTTTTCCACATTAACCTCAAAAACTAGTACAATAATTAACAGGAGTATTCGGAGTTGTGCTGGGCCCGGGCATCCCTTTGCACCCCCTTGTGTCCGCCCAAAATCTGcacactaaaatccaaaatttgtatacgaGTAAGCTGGACATTTTCTGGTCAGTTTGAGCCATTAGATTTCGGGAGGTTTCATTGTGGTACTTATTAGATAATGAATTTCATCGGTGTGTGTAGTAATGAACGGTTGCCAACAAATCACTTTTTCCATCATTTGAATCTTATCTTCTCATGAGGTAAGACATATGCAATTATCATCCATGAAGTCATGAACCAAAAGTAGTTCCATCACCTGATTCTGTATTTGTTGTTGCCCTTTGTTTCCTTATCCAAGACATACATCCATAACGCGAATAAATgaccaaaaattgaattcagTTCCTTGAATATTTTACTGCAGCTACATGCTCCTTTCGGCGTAACCTTAGAGCACACTTCAACTATTGCCCACGTTAGGGCGTCCATCGATTCAAGTTCTGGTGAGAGttctttgattttgaatattcaGTTCAACTATTGCACACTTCAAATATTCAGTTCCTTGAATATTTTTAGAGTAGTAATGAAGGAGACGATTTTTTAAATCATTACATAATACTTCCTCCACGccatttttgattttgtttcctcTTTATAGGCATTACAACTATTTGTGGAGTCCTTTTAATATTGTTGAGATTTACACAATTGCCcttcaaaaacaaatgaaaccCCATGCACTCCAAGTCTAACCAAACTTTTATGGGGTAAAGTTTGGAAGGttgctttgttttaatttggttgctatttttaaaaatgaagcaaataCATTGGAATGGCCCAAAATGAAAAGATGAGCAAACAAATACTCCTATTAATTTTACCTTTAAGCAAATACAATCCTTCGATCAATTTGGTCCCAGAAAGTCAAAGTTACAACCAACTCAAATTAGTCTCCAACCGATTTGGTCAAAAAGCCTTGGTACGTTGGTAGGGATTTCCAGGAAGAACTTAAGGCCAAAATGGAAGCTACATaagagttttttaattttttgtagttcATTAACTAGAAATCCACAAATCTAGTTGTTGTATGTTACTCCCATTGGATGGAGACCAGTGTAATTAGTTGAAAGGTTGGGAGAGCGGTGTATTTGTGAGAAACCCAAAGGGAGGATGGTGAAATTACCCTAAAATTTGAATGGCGGCCGTCAACACGTATTCCCAAGATTAGCTAATTGAAATATACAATGTTTTAGTCAACATGTGTGCGTATgatttatgcatatattcttTTTTCAGAGTAGAATATTGAATATTAAAAGACAAATTAACAATTTGTCCTTCCTACATTTTATTTAGCCAAAGTCTCTCTAGGTTGTTCAAGAGGTtatgcctttttcttttttattttcgaaaagaatttttcaaaaaattctccctagagTCCTCctacttctaacatttctctctttatttctgtaacaacccggatttttgacccaatttttttctaaatataatattattagaattattttctttaatgcaattctttttttttaaatacaattatgcatacaatatatacatgcatttttttttaaattttcctacACATACATATGTACATGCACACTCATTCTCCTctctcacctcaaactccttctgcctctccgtctcctactcagtctctacttcctccctaacccaaaaatcaagccctattcgtccattccaaattccatgaacccaaccccattaaattaaCTCTTATCATCTTCtatcaaaattctcctataaataccccacccccttgacccacgaaatttacaccacaatattccccacgctccaccagtccaaaagagagagaaaaccaaGTTTCAATCTATGGAgttctggagagagaaagaaagagagagaaaagtgggtttcgtaccaagacccaaccaaaactcaatccgaccattccaatctcttcctactactcctagcatcaccaagcatcgtccaatttggttccaaagtcttccgatcaaagaacccgaagtttttcttccccaaaattcaagattcgtttttaaatcaattcgatccgattaaaggtattataatcatatccaacctcttctctaagtatattaagtgtttatatgcttaaccctatgtcccgaacgaaaaaaatatagttaaccgcgcgttttctgccgtattcaccaaATTGATATTATGTTTGAGCCtgacactttatttgtaattatttgcgAAGAAGATGACctttctgatatttattttacaatccgtCTGATATTAGTATTATGAAAATCTACTGatctgatattattttcttacaatgtaatatcaacttagtataaaacgtataataatatcagtttaatttatctagtagatttagttgtttttaaatgtttcgaaacaacttt is a window encoding:
- the LOC131315538 gene encoding protein NLP3-like; translated protein: MVGFRNIEELESDEPIVQDSEEELNWLNSSPLRHWLNSSPSQHTYSSPSQHSYSPRLFLNENRSEEENPNEDFELGCSEAAKNIDEVEAVGNIVSERTGDDCEMADQLNSECLGKKKTKEKNPVGERRNKKTNGVKIAIPLALEDILQTKGMHSKDAAKHLKVSITKLKSSCREYGIHRWPPRNEHKFIRQSLPNETPVVVSQKGIPQLSSYTVPSTQALTVTVDTNSFFENEILPPQFLATAQQENLDAGLGNDEDEAIGMGVKGTGVGVMVEAQLNSR